Proteins encoded together in one Anaerotignum propionicum DSM 1682 window:
- a CDS encoding helix-turn-helix domain-containing protein, with protein sequence MDIGHKIKQLRVQKGLTLEELASRSELTKGFLSQMERNLTSPSIATLNDIVEALGTTLAEFFKEEKKEKLVFHKKDFFVDERGHYTIHWIVPNTQKNEMEPILLELPQGGESFQMDPHSGEEFGYVLEGSITLECGDESFIVHKGETFYLLGKTSHLLRNDKKTTAKVLWISTPPLF encoded by the coding sequence ATGGATATCGGACATAAAATCAAACAGCTTCGTGTGCAAAAAGGTCTGACTTTAGAAGAGTTGGCAAGCCGCAGCGAGTTGACAAAAGGTTTCCTGTCGCAGATGGAAAGAAATTTGACGTCTCCTTCCATTGCAACTTTAAATGATATTGTTGAAGCCTTAGGCACCACTTTAGCCGAATTTTTTAAAGAGGAAAAAAAAGAAAAATTGGTTTTTCATAAAAAGGATTTTTTCGTAGATGAAAGAGGGCATTATACCATCCACTGGATTGTACCCAATACGCAAAAAAACGAAATGGAACCCATTCTCTTAGAATTACCCCAAGGGGGAGAATCCTTTCAAATGGATCCTCACAGTGGTGAAGAATTCGGTTATGTTCTTGAGGGCAGCATTACCCTTGAGTGTGGTGATGAAAGCTTTATTGTACACAAAGGAGAAACCTTCTACCTTTTAGGTAAAACAAGCCACTTGTTAAGAAACGACAAAAAAACGACGGCAAAAGTTCTGTGGATTTCCACGCCGCCGTTATTCTGA
- a CDS encoding ABC transporter substrate-binding protein, with translation MKKMIALAVSGALLLSGCGGGSSASDAAEKYGSSTLKLYNWGEYMGANLISDFEKEYGVKVIVEYFDSNEMMYTKLQAGDAYDVLVPSDYMIERLIKENMLQKLDLTKIPNISNLAEGVKHLPYDPDNSYSVPYFWGNVGIVYNHNNVKAADVEKLGYNILQDTTYKGRIYVYDSERDSFMMALKALGYSMNTENESEVQEAYNWLLQMNDTMDPAYVTDEVIDGMINGNKDIAVVYSGDAATILNENEDMSFFLPTEGTNLWSDSMVIPANAENPLLAHEFINYVLTHDASYDNSETVGYPSSNQEVLDEMSGSGGIYAENEAYLPRTDYAKDEVFKDNPVLKQKLAELWIKVKASH, from the coding sequence ATGAAAAAAATGATTGCATTGGCTGTTAGTGGAGCATTGTTGCTGTCCGGCTGTGGCGGTGGTTCTTCTGCTTCTGACGCGGCGGAAAAATATGGCTCTTCCACATTAAAGCTCTATAACTGGGGGGAATATATGGGTGCAAACCTGATTTCCGACTTCGAGAAAGAATATGGCGTAAAGGTGATTGTGGAATACTTTGATTCCAACGAAATGATGTACACAAAATTGCAGGCAGGTGACGCTTATGATGTCCTTGTGCCCTCTGACTATATGATTGAACGTTTGATTAAGGAAAACATGCTGCAAAAACTGGATCTAACCAAGATTCCAAATATCTCAAATTTGGCTGAAGGCGTGAAGCATCTGCCCTATGACCCCGATAATTCTTACTCTGTGCCATATTTCTGGGGTAACGTGGGAATTGTTTATAACCACAATAACGTAAAAGCCGCAGACGTGGAAAAACTGGGCTATAATATCCTTCAGGATACCACCTATAAAGGACGCATCTATGTATATGACTCCGAGCGTGATTCCTTTATGATGGCATTGAAGGCATTGGGCTATTCCATGAATACAGAGAACGAAAGCGAGGTTCAAGAGGCTTATAACTGGCTCCTTCAAATGAACGATACCATGGATCCCGCTTATGTTACCGATGAAGTAATCGACGGCATGATTAATGGAAATAAAGATATTGCCGTTGTTTATAGTGGTGACGCCGCAACTATTTTGAACGAAAACGAAGATATGAGCTTTTTTCTACCTACAGAGGGCACAAACCTGTGGAGCGATTCCATGGTTATTCCTGCTAACGCAGAAAATCCCCTCTTGGCTCATGAATTCATTAACTATGTATTAACCCATGACGCTTCCTACGATAACTCCGAAACTGTGGGATACCCTTCTTCTAACCAAGAGGTGTTGGATGAAATGTCTGGCTCTGGTGGAATTTATGCAGAAAATGAAGCATATCTGCCCAGAACAGATTATGCCAAGGACGAAGTATTTAAAGATAATCCTGTTTTAAAGCAGAAACTTGCTGAGCTTTGGATTAAAGTAAAGGCTTCTCACTAA
- a CDS encoding ABC transporter permease yields MEKKKRRLFSKILLGLTAVFFYVPILYIILFSFNSSRSLTKFEGFSLRWYEKMFADSTMMQSVAYTVIIALLATIVSTIVGTLTAIGLSKSKKIMKGIVEQVNNLPILNPEIVTGIGLLMFFSALGVRKGFLTLLLAHIMFCIPYVILSVTPKLRSLDPNLADAALDLGATPMQALWKVIVPQIRPGIISGALIAFTMSFDDFIISYFVTGNGVNNISILVYTMSKRVNPSINALSTLVILLITVALFIVNIIPILKEKKGSKLT; encoded by the coding sequence ATGGAAAAGAAAAAAAGACGCCTGTTTTCTAAAATTTTGTTGGGCTTAACAGCGGTTTTCTTCTATGTACCTATTTTGTATATTATTTTGTTTTCCTTCAATAGCTCTCGATCCCTAACAAAGTTTGAAGGATTCTCCCTACGCTGGTACGAGAAAATGTTTGCAGACTCCACCATGATGCAGTCTGTGGCTTATACGGTCATCATTGCACTTTTAGCCACCATTGTTTCCACAATTGTGGGCACACTAACGGCAATCGGCTTATCAAAATCGAAAAAGATAATGAAAGGCATTGTAGAACAAGTGAATAACTTACCCATTCTGAATCCGGAAATTGTAACGGGTATTGGTTTATTAATGTTTTTCAGCGCCTTAGGGGTAAGAAAAGGTTTTTTAACCCTGCTTCTTGCTCATATCATGTTTTGCATTCCTTACGTAATTCTCAGCGTAACGCCAAAGCTGCGTTCTCTTGATCCAAATTTGGCGGATGCCGCACTAGACCTTGGCGCAACGCCCATGCAGGCTTTGTGGAAGGTCATTGTTCCTCAAATTAGACCGGGCATTATCTCCGGCGCACTGATTGCCTTTACCATGTCCTTTGATGATTTCATCATCTCCTACTTTGTAACAGGCAACGGCGTAAACAATATTTCTATTTTAGTCTATACCATGAGCAAACGTGTGAATCCGTCCATCAACGCCTTAAGCACCTTGGTTATTCTGTTGATTACGGTGGCGTTATTCATTGTAAATATTATCCCTATTCTAAAAGAAAAGAAAGGAAGTAAACTGACATGA
- the spoIIP gene encoding stage II sporulation protein P: protein MEQKGAGRQLGLSLFGLFVFLLFLPFFLQMGGGRWLLAEVLPGQVSHGELSSQGLTTGQKVAEDGHDDVAVWGVKDVEFQQKDEISSNQKSLHITADVLNKMKDFSYLKSTFYTVDSRTALLEGDINVDEALSMDFSIKPTMKEPKILIFHTHTHEDFADSDMSKGLQEGICGVGEELKRILEEDYGISVLHDMTVYDSVNGSLKREGAYERSGPAVEEILKKYPSIEVCIDLHRDGIAENLRLVTNIDGKSTAQVMFVNGICRLNKDGHAEPVSWLENKYIKQNLAFSLQMKTLAGQEYPDFIRRIYLNPYRFILHYMPRSALVEVGAQTNTKQEAINAMKPLAKILADVLLKDTP, encoded by the coding sequence GTGGAACAAAAAGGTGCCGGAAGACAACTGGGTCTAAGCCTTTTTGGACTTTTCGTCTTTCTGCTGTTTTTGCCGTTTTTTTTGCAGATGGGCGGCGGACGATGGCTTTTGGCGGAAGTACTACCGGGACAAGTATCCCATGGGGAACTGTCTTCGCAAGGCCTTACGACTGGGCAGAAAGTTGCTGAGGATGGCCATGATGATGTTGCCGTCTGGGGTGTGAAAGATGTGGAATTTCAGCAGAAGGACGAAATCTCCAGCAATCAAAAGAGCCTACATATAACGGCAGATGTCCTGAATAAAATGAAGGACTTTTCTTATTTAAAAAGCACTTTTTACACTGTGGATAGCAGAACGGCTCTGCTGGAGGGAGATATCAATGTAGATGAAGCCCTTTCCATGGATTTTTCTATAAAACCAACGATGAAGGAACCTAAAATTTTGATATTTCATACCCATACTCATGAGGATTTTGCCGACAGTGATATGTCCAAGGGGCTTCAAGAGGGGATATGTGGTGTTGGGGAGGAATTAAAGCGTATTTTAGAAGAAGACTATGGAATCAGTGTACTCCATGATATGACTGTATATGACTCTGTAAACGGCTCCTTGAAAAGAGAGGGCGCATATGAGCGCAGTGGGCCGGCGGTGGAGGAAATATTAAAAAAATATCCGTCTATTGAGGTTTGTATTGATCTGCATAGAGATGGTATTGCTGAGAACTTAAGGCTGGTTACAAATATTGATGGAAAATCTACAGCACAAGTAATGTTTGTAAACGGCATTTGCCGATTAAATAAGGATGGGCATGCAGAGCCTGTTTCGTGGCTGGAGAATAAATATATAAAGCAAAATTTAGCCTTTAGCTTGCAGATGAAAACCTTGGCTGGGCAAGAATATCCTGATTTTATCCGAAGGATTTATCTGAACCCATACCGCTTTATATTGCACTATATGCCCCGTTCTGCCTTGGTTGAGGTAGGGGCACAGACCAACACAAAACAAGAAGCAATAAATGCCATGAAGCCATTGGCAAAAATTTTAGCAGATGTACTATTGAAGGATACTCCCTAA
- a CDS encoding DUF6364 family protein, whose product MKPLKEKVSMTLDSDIIERIKELAEKDDRSFSQYVNLVLRRHLEKIEESTKSQ is encoded by the coding sequence ATGAAGCCACTGAAAGAGAAGGTTAGCATGACTTTGGATAGTGACATTATTGAAAGGATAAAGGAATTGGCTGAAAAAGACGACCGTTCTTTCTCTCAATATGTAAATCTTGTGCTTAGAAGGCATTTGGAAAAAATTGAGGAGTCCACGAAATCTCAATAA
- the argH gene encoding argininosuccinate lyase, producing MKLWGGRFTKSTDSFTDHFHSSISFDSRMYQEDITGSMAHAAMLGKQGIIPQGDANLIIKTLQEILTDIEQGEVSFDEKAEDIHMNVESILISRIGDVGKRLHTGRSRNDQVALDTRMYTKKEIITIQALVKELMEVLNSLAEKHTETIMPGYTHLQRAQPVTLAHHLLAYIEMFKRDYDRLTDCFKRTDVLPLGSGALATTTYPLDREFVATQLGFSAITQNSMDGVSDRDFCIELVSDLSILMMHLSRFCEEIILWSSHEFRFIELDDAYSTGSSIMPQKKNPDMAELIRGKTGRVYGHLMGLLTTMKGLPLAYNKDMQEDKEALFGAIDTIKMCVPVFTNMLATVTVREQNMLEAAKGGFTNATDAADWLVKQGVPFRDAHEIIGKLVLYCIQNNTNLDDLSLNKYQAISPVFDESVYAAISVKQCVEARNVVGGPAKAVTTKAIETNKAYLNSLAEK from the coding sequence ATGAAACTTTGGGGCGGCCGCTTCACAAAATCCACTGATAGCTTCACCGACCATTTCCATTCCTCCATTTCCTTTGACAGCCGTATGTATCAAGAGGATATTACAGGCAGTATGGCTCATGCGGCAATGCTGGGCAAACAGGGTATTATTCCCCAAGGTGATGCAAATTTGATTATCAAAACCTTGCAAGAAATCCTTACTGATATTGAACAAGGTGAGGTTTCCTTTGATGAGAAGGCGGAGGATATCCACATGAACGTGGAATCTATCCTAATCAGTCGTATTGGTGATGTAGGCAAGCGTCTGCATACTGGAAGAAGCCGTAACGATCAGGTGGCTTTGGATACCCGTATGTATACAAAGAAAGAAATTATAACAATCCAAGCCTTGGTGAAGGAGTTAATGGAGGTTTTAAATTCATTAGCCGAAAAACATACGGAAACCATCATGCCCGGCTACACTCATTTACAAAGAGCACAGCCTGTGACCTTGGCACATCATCTATTGGCTTATATCGAAATGTTCAAGCGTGATTATGACCGCTTAACAGATTGCTTTAAGCGTACCGATGTACTGCCTTTGGGCAGTGGCGCTTTGGCGACCACCACCTACCCCTTGGATCGAGAATTTGTAGCCACTCAGCTGGGGTTTAGCGCAATCACTCAAAATAGCATGGATGGCGTTTCTGACCGTGATTTTTGTATTGAGTTGGTTTCTGATTTGTCTATTTTGATGATGCATTTAAGCCGCTTCTGTGAGGAAATTATTCTTTGGAGCAGTCATGAATTCCGTTTTATTGAGTTGGATGATGCATACTCCACAGGCTCAAGCATTATGCCCCAGAAAAAGAATCCTGATATGGCAGAATTAATCCGTGGAAAAACCGGAAGAGTTTATGGACATTTGATGGGTCTTTTGACTACCATGAAAGGCTTGCCCTTGGCATATAATAAGGATATGCAGGAGGATAAAGAAGCGTTATTCGGTGCCATTGATACCATAAAAATGTGTGTACCTGTATTTACAAATATGCTTGCTACTGTTACCGTACGGGAGCAAAATATGCTGGAGGCAGCAAAAGGCGGCTTTACCAATGCTACTGATGCGGCGGATTGGCTGGTAAAACAGGGGGTGCCCTTCCGTGATGCCCACGAAATTATTGGAAAGTTGGTTTTATATTGCATCCAGAATAATACTAATTTGGACGACTTAAGCTTGAACAAATATCAGGCAATTTCACCTGTATTTGATGAAAGCGTATATGCCGCAATTTCCGTAAAGCAGTGTGTGGAGGCAAGAAATGTTGTGGGAGGACCTGCGAAAGCAGTTACCACCAAGGCAATTGAGACAAATAAGGCTTACCTCAACTCTTTGGCTGAAAAATAA
- a CDS encoding PLP-dependent aminotransferase family protein, which translates to MVRFAKRLDLLDSSDIGDLLRLIARPDIISFAGGLPAPELFPVEALKQAGLAVMEEMGTIACQYSSTEGLPQLREKIVERMAVKNNIHATPEQVLITSGSQQGLDFAARVFIDKGDVILVESPSYLGAINAFKACEPTFIEVPTDDGGMVMEELEKVLATTENVKMIYVIPDFQNPTGRTWSLERRTKFMEIVNKYEVPVIEDNPYGELRFENDTMPALKSLDTKGVVVYLGTLSKIMVPGFRLGWVCAKDEILSKFNTMKQGADLQTSTLTQLQANKYMDMNNLDEHVNKIREVYKHRRDVMMKAMKEYFPKEAKFTYPDGGLFTWVELPDYIDTKEMALQCLEKKVAYVPGGSFFPNGGKNNCFRMNYSCMSDEKIIEGVKALAEVIQANLK; encoded by the coding sequence ATGGTACGTTTTGCAAAAAGATTAGACCTTTTGGATAGTTCGGATATTGGAGATCTTTTAAGACTCATTGCCAGACCCGATATTATTTCTTTTGCAGGCGGGTTGCCCGCACCGGAGTTGTTTCCAGTAGAAGCGTTGAAGCAGGCTGGTCTTGCGGTCATGGAGGAAATGGGTACAATTGCTTGTCAATATTCCTCTACCGAAGGCTTGCCCCAGCTAAGAGAGAAAATTGTGGAAAGAATGGCAGTAAAAAATAATATTCATGCCACGCCTGAACAGGTTTTAATTACCAGTGGTTCTCAGCAGGGACTTGATTTTGCCGCAAGAGTTTTTATTGATAAGGGCGACGTGATTTTGGTGGAAAGCCCTTCTTACTTAGGTGCAATCAATGCTTTTAAGGCTTGTGAACCTACGTTTATTGAAGTGCCCACGGATGATGGCGGTATGGTGATGGAGGAATTGGAGAAGGTTCTTGCTACCACAGAAAATGTGAAGATGATTTATGTGATTCCTGATTTCCAGAATCCCACAGGACGTACTTGGTCTTTGGAGAGAAGAACAAAATTCATGGAGATTGTAAATAAATATGAAGTTCCTGTCATCGAGGATAATCCTTATGGGGAGCTGCGCTTTGAAAACGATACTATGCCGGCATTAAAGTCTTTGGATACAAAGGGGGTTGTGGTTTATCTGGGTACATTATCTAAAATTATGGTTCCCGGATTCCGTTTGGGCTGGGTTTGTGCTAAAGACGAGATCCTTTCAAAATTTAATACCATGAAGCAGGGCGCCGACTTGCAGACTTCTACTTTGACACAGCTTCAGGCTAACAAATATATGGACATGAATAATTTGGATGAGCATGTAAATAAGATTCGTGAAGTATACAAGCACAGACGGGACGTGATGATGAAGGCCATGAAGGAATACTTCCCCAAAGAGGCCAAGTTTACATATCCTGATGGTGGTTTGTTTACATGGGTTGAGCTTCCTGATTATATTGATACAAAAGAAATGGCTTTGCAGTGTTTGGAGAAGAAAGTTGCTTATGTTCCCGGGGGAAGCTTTTTCCCCAATGGTGGTAAGAATAACTGTTTCCGCATGAATTACTCCTGTATGTCGGATGAGAAAATTATAGAAGGCGTTAAAGCCTTGGCAGAAGTAATTCAGGCAAACCTGAAATAA
- a CDS encoding argininosuccinate synthase: MKEKIVLAYSGGLDTSVIIPWLKENYDAEVIAVCGDVGQGKETDGLEEKALRTGASKLYIEDLTEEFITDAIYPCIKANAVYEGKYLLGTSMARPIIAKKLVEIAKKEGATAICHGATGKGNDQVRFELTIKALAPELKIIAPWRLDTWGMESREDEMAYLEARGIPFPVKKDDSYSRDRNIWHLSHEGLELEDPANEPNYEHLLQMGVSPENAPDVPEYVTVDFEAGIPVAVNGEKLSPIALLTKLNEIGGKNGIGIIDICENRVVGMKSRGVYETPGGAILYYAHRELEYLCLDKKTLSFNEVASNKLTELVYSGEWFTPLREALCAYFDHTNETVTGSVKMKLYKGNIISAGATSPYSLYNESIASFTTGELYNHKDADGFINLFGLSMKVRAMMLQNNQNK; the protein is encoded by the coding sequence ATGAAAGAAAAAATTGTATTGGCGTATTCCGGCGGTCTTGATACTTCCGTTATCATCCCTTGGTTAAAAGAAAACTATGATGCAGAAGTTATTGCTGTTTGCGGTGACGTAGGTCAGGGTAAGGAAACAGATGGCTTAGAAGAAAAAGCCCTGCGCACTGGTGCAAGCAAGCTTTACATAGAAGATTTGACAGAAGAATTCATTACAGATGCCATTTACCCTTGTATTAAGGCAAATGCGGTCTATGAAGGAAAATACCTGTTAGGTACTTCCATGGCTAGACCCATTATTGCAAAAAAATTGGTTGAAATCGCAAAAAAAGAAGGTGCAACGGCAATTTGCCACGGTGCAACAGGCAAAGGAAATGACCAGGTTCGTTTTGAGTTAACAATTAAGGCTTTGGCTCCTGAATTAAAAATCATTGCTCCTTGGCGTCTGGATACATGGGGTATGGAAAGCCGTGAGGATGAAATGGCTTACTTAGAAGCAAGAGGCATTCCTTTCCCAGTGAAAAAGGATGATTCCTATAGCCGTGACCGTAATATCTGGCACTTAAGCCACGAAGGCTTGGAATTGGAAGACCCTGCAAACGAGCCTAATTACGAGCATTTGCTTCAGATGGGCGTTTCTCCCGAAAATGCTCCTGATGTACCTGAGTATGTAACTGTTGATTTTGAAGCAGGTATTCCTGTTGCTGTAAACGGTGAAAAATTATCCCCTATTGCTTTGTTGACAAAGCTCAACGAAATTGGCGGAAAAAATGGCATTGGCATCATTGATATTTGCGAAAATCGTGTGGTTGGCATGAAATCCCGTGGTGTATATGAAACCCCCGGCGGTGCAATTCTTTACTATGCACATCGTGAATTGGAATACCTTTGCTTAGATAAGAAAACATTGTCTTTCAACGAAGTTGCCAGCAATAAGCTGACAGAATTGGTTTACAGCGGCGAATGGTTCACACCACTCAGAGAAGCACTTTGCGCTTATTTTGACCATACCAATGAAACCGTTACAGGTTCCGTTAAAATGAAGCTCTACAAAGGCAATATCATTTCTGCAGGGGCAACCTCTCCTTACAGCTTGTATAATGAATCCATCGCTAGCTTCACAACAGGTGAGCTGTATAATCATAAGGATGCTGATGGCTTTATCAACCTGTTTGGTTTGTCCATGAAGGTTCGTGCCATGATGCTGCAAAACAACCAGAATAAATAA
- a CDS encoding PLP-dependent aminotransferase family protein, producing the protein MVRFADRMNLLTGSEIRELLKLTAQPDIISFAGGLPAPELFPVEGMKEASMKTLDEMGRAALQYSTTEGFVPLREKIVARMKAKNNIDTDVDHVLVTSGSQQGLDFSARVFLNKDDVVLLESPSYLGAVNAFKACEPKFIEVPTDNNGMIMEELEKILAKTENVKMIYVIPDFQNPSGRTWTLERRHKFMEIITKYEIPVIEDNPYGELRFENENMPSLKSLDTKGLVIFLGTFSKILAPGYRLGWVCAEAEILAKYNFMKQAADLQASTVAQMETNTFLDMYDLDEHVNKIKEVYGKRRDCMLKAMDAHFPKECTWTHPDGGLFTWVVLPEYINAKEMATQCLEKKVAYVPGGSFFPNGGHENTFRMNYSCMPEEKIEEGIKRIGEVIKANLR; encoded by the coding sequence ATGGTACGTTTTGCAGACAGAATGAATCTTTTAACAGGCTCCGAAATTAGAGAGTTGCTTAAGCTCACTGCTCAGCCTGATATTATTTCTTTTGCAGGTGGTTTGCCTGCACCCGAATTATTTCCTGTTGAGGGAATGAAGGAAGCATCCATGAAGACTTTAGATGAAATGGGACGGGCTGCTTTGCAGTATTCTACCACTGAGGGCTTTGTACCTTTGAGAGAAAAAATTGTAGCTAGAATGAAAGCAAAAAACAATATCGACACAGATGTTGATCATGTTTTGGTTACCAGCGGTTCTCAGCAGGGCTTGGACTTTTCCGCTCGTGTTTTCTTAAATAAAGATGACGTTGTATTATTGGAAAGCCCTTCTTACTTAGGTGCGGTAAATGCGTTTAAGGCTTGCGAACCTAAATTTATTGAAGTTCCTACCGACAACAACGGTATGATTATGGAAGAATTGGAAAAAATTCTTGCAAAGACAGAAAATGTAAAGATGATTTATGTAATTCCTGATTTCCAGAATCCATCCGGCAGAACATGGACACTGGAAAGACGTCATAAATTTATGGAAATCATCACAAAATATGAAATTCCTGTAATTGAGGATAACCCTTACGGCGAATTGCGTTTTGAAAACGAAAACATGCCTTCCTTAAAGTCTTTGGATACAAAGGGCCTTGTTATTTTCTTAGGAACATTCTCTAAGATTTTAGCTCCCGGATACAGACTTGGCTGGGTTTGCGCAGAAGCAGAAATTTTAGCAAAATATAACTTTATGAAGCAGGCTGCTGACCTTCAGGCGTCCACTGTTGCCCAAATGGAAACGAATACTTTCTTGGATATGTATGATTTGGACGAACACGTGAACAAAATCAAAGAAGTGTACGGCAAAAGACGTGATTGTATGTTAAAGGCAATGGATGCACACTTCCCTAAGGAATGCACATGGACACATCCCGATGGTGGTTTATTTACATGGGTTGTATTGCCTGAATACATCAACGCAAAGGAAATGGCAACACAGTGCTTGGAAAAGAAGGTTGCATATGTTCCCGGCGGTAGCTTCTTCCCCAATGGAGGACACGAAAATACATTCCGTATGAACTACTCTTGTATGCCTGAAGAAAAAATTGAAGAAGGCATCAAGCGTATTGGAGAAGTTATCAAAGCGAACTTGAGATAA
- a CDS encoding HAD-IA family hydrolase, with protein MEKLQQNIIIFDLDGTLTDSAEGVIRSAQHMQEKMGISKWADEDLKFIVGPPLIKTFTEDFQMNQEDAQRALGFFRERYATVGLFENKVYDGIPEMLEELKKKGKCLVVATSKKEETAVRILKHFEIDGYFDIIGGDNREIGRDTKAKVIEYVLESLGAKKEDAIMVGDRKFDVEGAHLVGIPCIAVEFGYGDRAEFEAYGADYIAETPKAVEELF; from the coding sequence ATGGAAAAATTACAGCAAAACATTATCATATTTGACTTGGATGGTACATTAACGGATTCTGCCGAAGGGGTTATCCGTTCTGCACAGCATATGCAGGAGAAAATGGGCATCTCTAAATGGGCGGATGAGGATTTGAAGTTTATCGTTGGACCTCCATTAATCAAAACCTTTACCGAAGATTTTCAAATGAATCAGGAGGATGCCCAGAGGGCATTGGGATTTTTTAGAGAACGCTATGCGACGGTGGGTTTATTTGAAAACAAGGTGTATGATGGCATTCCTGAAATGTTGGAGGAATTAAAGAAAAAGGGGAAATGTTTGGTTGTTGCTACATCCAAAAAAGAAGAAACTGCGGTGCGGATTTTGAAGCACTTTGAAATAGACGGCTATTTTGACATCATTGGCGGTGACAACCGAGAAATCGGGCGTGACACAAAGGCTAAGGTGATTGAGTATGTTCTGGAAAGCCTTGGAGCCAAAAAAGAAGATGCAATTATGGTAGGAGATCGTAAGTTTGATGTGGAGGGTGCCCATTTGGTAGGGATACCTTGCATTGCGGTGGAGTTTGGCTATGGTGATAGAGCTGAATTTGAAGCCTATGGAGCGGACTACATAGCGGAGACTCCAAAGGCAGTGGAGGAATTGTTTTAG
- a CDS encoding ABC transporter permease, with product MKQFRNMALPYIVWMGAMIVVPMLLILLYAFTDKGNDVATIRFSLENFARFFSDTVFMSVLKRSLYIAIITTVICILFGYPIAYVIATRSEKSKLFWILLITLPTWINMLVRTYAWMGILQDEGIINRMLGFLGIGPVSMIHTSFAVVLGMVYNFIPFMILQIYTALTKMDKSYLEAASDLGANAIQSFLRVTLPLSIPGVISGITLVFLPAVSSFFIPKLLGGGQYVLIGNVIETEFLTSGDWNFGSAISLAMAAIIMFSMYITKKVDKDPAANGREDN from the coding sequence GTGAAACAATTTAGAAACATGGCACTGCCCTATATTGTTTGGATGGGAGCTATGATTGTGGTTCCCATGCTGTTGATTCTCCTTTATGCCTTTACCGATAAAGGAAATGACGTGGCAACCATACGCTTTTCACTAGAAAACTTTGCCCGTTTTTTCAGTGATACCGTATTTATGAGTGTTTTGAAACGCTCCTTGTATATTGCAATCATTACAACAGTGATTTGTATTTTGTTTGGCTATCCCATTGCATATGTCATTGCCACCAGAAGTGAAAAAAGCAAACTGTTTTGGATCCTTTTGATTACCCTGCCCACATGGATTAATATGCTGGTGCGTACTTACGCATGGATGGGCATTTTGCAGGATGAAGGAATCATCAATCGAATGCTGGGCTTTTTGGGAATCGGCCCTGTCTCTATGATTCACACAAGCTTCGCCGTTGTTTTGGGTATGGTCTATAACTTCATTCCCTTTATGATTCTGCAAATATATACTGCGTTGACTAAAATGGATAAAAGCTATTTGGAGGCGGCTAGCGACCTTGGTGCCAATGCCATACAATCCTTTTTAAGGGTGACTTTGCCCCTTTCCATCCCTGGGGTAATCAGCGGCATTACACTGGTGTTCTTGCCAGCGGTATCCAGCTTCTTCATTCCCAAGCTTTTGGGCGGCGGACAGTATGTTTTAATTGGTAATGTTATTGAAACTGAATTTTTAACTTCGGGAGACTGGAACTTTGGTAGTGCCATTTCCCTAGCAATGGCAGCCATTATCATGTTTTCCATGTATATTACAAAAAAGGTTGATAAAGACCCTGCCGCTAACGGAAGGGAGGATAACTAA